In Candidatus Binatia bacterium, one DNA window encodes the following:
- the rsmA gene encoding 16S rRNA (adenine(1518)-N(6)/adenine(1519)-N(6))-dimethyltransferase RsmA — protein MGGRRHALGQHFLADDSFVHRTIALAGLPGESSVLEIGPGKGALTFPLLDAGYHVTAVEFDRTLAENLATMAPERLRVEQADFLKFDIDSLPSGPLFVVANLPYSTGTAILTRLLERPEKFPRIVVMLQREVAQRLVAEPGSRAYGSLSIFTQMQAAVQMGFLVPPEAFRPPPRVDSAVVRLDLSVEPRFLCADAQKFRRLVRSAFAQRRKTLRNSLGTVYGKEVALAAMARAGIDPVRRAETVSIPEFCALEAAFGQDA, from the coding sequence ATGGGCGGGCGACGGCATGCGCTGGGCCAGCATTTTCTGGCGGATGACAGTTTCGTTCATCGAACCATCGCGCTTGCCGGACTGCCGGGCGAATCGTCGGTTCTGGAGATCGGCCCGGGGAAAGGGGCGCTTACCTTTCCGCTGCTGGATGCCGGCTATCATGTGACGGCAGTCGAGTTTGACCGCACTCTTGCCGAGAATCTGGCGACGATGGCGCCGGAGCGGCTCCGGGTCGAGCAGGCCGATTTCCTGAAATTCGACATCGATAGCCTTCCGAGTGGTCCGCTTTTTGTTGTCGCGAATTTGCCGTATTCGACAGGGACGGCGATTCTGACGCGCTTGCTCGAGAGACCGGAGAAGTTTCCGCGGATTGTTGTGATGCTGCAACGCGAAGTGGCCCAGCGATTGGTGGCCGAGCCGGGCTCGCGGGCCTACGGCAGCCTGTCGATCTTTACGCAAATGCAGGCAGCTGTGCAGATGGGCTTTTTGGTTCCGCCCGAAGCTTTTCGACCACCACCCCGCGTTGATTCTGCCGTGGTGCGGCTGGACCTCTCGGTGGAACCTCGGTTTCTCTGCGCCGATGCTCAGAAATTTCGGCGTCTGGTCCGCAGCGCCTTTGCGCAGCGGCGGAAAACGCTTCGCAACAGTTTGGGGACAGTTTACGGCAAGGAGGTTGCTCTGGCGGCGATGGCACGCGCCGGAATTGACCCTGTGCGTCGCGCCGAAACAGTTTCGATCCCGGAGTTTTGCGCTCTCGAAGCAGCCTTTGGCCAAGATGCCTGA